The Solibacillus sp. FSL W7-1464 genome contains a region encoding:
- a CDS encoding 4-hydroxyphenylacetate 3-hydroxylase family protein, whose protein sequence is MGIRTGAQYIEALKSRKPEIWLNGKIVENVLDEPYFKQPAQEIAKLYDMQHDPEYQDDLTVMCEETGERMATSFLMPHNYDDIMKRSKAFEVVARQTFGLMGRTPDFLNTVVTSLAQNSWFLRKYNEDWATNIENYYKHLRDNDIFLTHAIVNPQNDRSKNSHEQADKFTHLGVVEERPEGIIVRGAKMLATLAALTDEVIVYSFPGFAPGDERYALAFAVPVDVKGLKIICREPVQDGTRSTFDHPLASRYEEMDALLVFEDVLVPWDKVFLYNNVEAANLLYPMTGIAEQPAHQSGVRGYIKLKFAVEVACKVADSIGADQYLHVQQDLGELIQNTEVIRSLLRTAEHEYTITEYGEARLNPIVLETIRGMMPDMYPRTIEVMQKIGAGGLLMMPTEADFLSEELRPTIDRHYGGRAGIDAEARMKIFKLAWDLCGEAFGMRALQYERYYTGDPIRKRAIFYNKYKKDNALDLADAILMKEDTVKEPQIN, encoded by the coding sequence GTGGGGATTCGTACTGGAGCACAATATATTGAAGCTTTAAAGTCACGCAAGCCAGAAATCTGGTTAAACGGAAAAATCGTAGAAAATGTTTTGGATGAACCATATTTTAAACAACCTGCACAGGAAATTGCAAAGTTGTATGATATGCAGCATGATCCCGAATATCAGGATGATTTAACTGTAATGTGTGAGGAAACGGGAGAGCGTATGGCAACATCCTTTTTAATGCCACATAATTATGATGATATTATGAAGCGAAGTAAGGCATTTGAGGTGGTGGCACGTCAAACTTTTGGATTAATGGGGCGTACACCGGATTTCTTAAATACAGTTGTTACATCATTGGCTCAAAATTCTTGGTTTTTACGCAAATATAATGAAGACTGGGCAACGAATATTGAAAACTACTATAAGCATTTGCGAGATAACGATATTTTCTTGACACATGCGATTGTGAATCCTCAAAATGACCGGAGTAAAAATTCGCATGAACAGGCTGATAAATTTACGCATCTCGGTGTTGTAGAGGAACGACCTGAAGGAATTATTGTGCGCGGGGCAAAAATGCTGGCGACATTGGCGGCATTGACAGATGAAGTGATTGTTTATTCGTTCCCAGGTTTTGCGCCTGGCGATGAGCGATATGCGCTGGCGTTTGCCGTACCAGTTGATGTAAAAGGGTTGAAAATTATTTGTCGTGAGCCAGTGCAGGATGGTACACGTTCAACATTCGATCATCCACTTGCATCGAGATATGAAGAGATGGACGCTCTACTTGTATTCGAAGATGTACTTGTTCCTTGGGATAAAGTATTCCTATATAACAATGTTGAAGCAGCAAACTTGTTGTATCCTATGACGGGTATTGCTGAACAGCCAGCACATCAATCGGGTGTACGTGGCTATATTAAACTGAAATTTGCAGTGGAAGTTGCATGTAAAGTGGCAGATTCAATCGGAGCGGATCAATACTTACATGTGCAACAAGATTTAGGGGAGTTAATTCAAAATACAGAGGTTATTCGTTCACTTCTGCGTACAGCGGAGCATGAATATACAATTACAGAGTACGGAGAGGCTCGATTAAATCCAATCGTACTAGAAACAATTCGCGGTATGATGCCAGACATGTATCCACGTACAATCGAAGTAATGCAGAAAATTGGTGCAGGGGGCTTACTCATGATGCCAACAGAGGCAGACTTCTTAAGTGAGGAGCTGCGTCCAACGATTGATCGTCATTATGGAGGTCGTGCAGGTATCGACGCAGAGGCTCGAATGAAAATTTTCAAACTAGCCTGGGATTTATGTGGAGAGGCATTTGGGATGCGTGCATTGCAATATGAGCGTTATTATACTGGAGATCCAATTCGTAAACGCGCAATTTTCTACAACAAGTACAAAAAGGACAATGCACTTGATTTAGCTGATGCTATTTTAATGAAGGAAGATACGGTAAAAGAGCCACAGATAAACTAA
- a CDS encoding IclR family transcriptional regulator, translating into MIASVSKMAQIIDLFFESESALSNKQIAEMLGLPVSSAHHFLKTMCKENILMQDKDRKYRLGWRILEWSNKVMYQQEINEKVTPIAASIVNRFKGSVHVGMFDNGQVRFIFKNVSPQSEVLPTYIGVTRFPAHATSIGKVLLAYNPSFVKAVEHYGMEKFTENTITDIADLKAELKGIYKKGFAVSKGENDTGTFGIAAPIKSYSGQVIAALNFVCDINYVQEHNFQLILNEVIRSAQTISREIGYITI; encoded by the coding sequence ATGATCGCTTCTGTAAGTAAAATGGCACAAATTATTGATTTATTTTTCGAAAGTGAGTCAGCTTTGTCAAACAAACAAATTGCAGAAATGTTAGGTCTTCCTGTTAGCTCAGCACACCATTTTTTAAAGACGATGTGCAAGGAAAATATACTAATGCAAGATAAAGACCGTAAATATCGACTCGGCTGGCGTATTTTAGAGTGGAGTAATAAAGTCATGTATCAGCAGGAGATAAATGAAAAGGTTACACCAATTGCAGCAAGTATTGTAAATCGCTTTAAAGGCAGCGTTCATGTTGGAATGTTCGATAATGGTCAAGTCCGATTCATATTTAAAAATGTTTCACCCCAATCAGAAGTATTGCCGACATATATCGGTGTAACAAGATTTCCGGCTCATGCCACAAGTATTGGTAAAGTTCTGCTTGCCTATAACCCTTCGTTTGTAAAGGCGGTTGAGCACTATGGTATGGAGAAGTTTACGGAAAATACGATAACTGATATTGCTGATTTGAAGGCAGAGCTAAAAGGGATTTATAAAAAAGGCTTTGCTGTTAGCAAGGGGGAAAATGATACAGGGACATTTGGAATTGCCGCACCAATTAAAAGCTATAGCGGGCAAGTAATTGCAGCATTGAACTTCGTATGTGATATCAATTACGTTCAGGAACATAATTTTCAGCTTATTTTAAATGAGGTTATCCGCTCTGCGCAGACAATATCGCGGGAGATTGGCTATATAACAATTTAA
- a CDS encoding 3-hydroxyanthranilate 3,4-dioxygenase, translating to MNNFTEVSKMQARSKNIWKIIEENKDLLKPPVNNTVLWNDSQFLVMLVGGPNARREFHVSPSDEIFYQVKGSCYVEIINDEKKREVIEVKEGEMFVLPGNVPHSPHRVADTYGIVIEYKRQEGELEDLVWLCEKCDHEVHRVTLQVTNIGQQIAEGIAKFNGSEELRSCDKCGHVMAEKVEEWQV from the coding sequence ATGAACAATTTTACAGAAGTTAGCAAAATGCAAGCACGCTCTAAAAATATTTGGAAAATCATAGAGGAAAACAAAGATTTATTAAAGCCACCAGTAAATAATACGGTACTTTGGAATGATTCTCAGTTTTTAGTGATGTTAGTTGGCGGTCCAAATGCACGTCGTGAGTTTCACGTAAGCCCTTCTGATGAAATTTTCTACCAAGTAAAAGGTTCTTGCTATGTTGAAATCATTAATGATGAAAAAAAACGAGAAGTAATCGAAGTAAAAGAAGGTGAGATGTTCGTATTACCAGGCAATGTACCTCATTCTCCGCACCGAGTAGCTGACACATACGGTATCGTGATTGAATATAAACGTCAAGAAGGTGAACTCGAGGACTTAGTATGGCTATGTGAAAAATGTGATCATGAAGTACACCGTGTAACGTTGCAAGTAACAAATATTGGACAGCAGATTGCAGAAGGGATTGCAAAGTTCAATGGCTCGGAGGAATTACGTTCATGTGATAAGTGCGGTCATGTAATGGCAGAAAAAGTTGAGGAATGGCAAGTATGA
- a CDS encoding amidohydrolase family protein, whose amino-acid sequence MRIDFHTHIYPLNLPNFAKKYDNDKWPVMEQKCSCGADIMVSGNVFREVTDQVWDPKKRIEDMEKEGVDMQVISPVPVTFSYWAPVKQALEMAQFQNDFIANIVKEYPAHFAGLGTVPMQDAQVAIEEMRRCKELGLAGIEIGTNVNGENLDADYLLPFFKAAEELEMPLFIHPWETMAKDRTPRHNFMYTIGMPSETALAAASLIWSGVMEKCPNLKVCFAHGGGSFAYILPRLDQGWDVWPDLRLTEHPPSYYAKRFYFDSLVYDKDNFAFLLERFGHDKIIMGSDYPFLLREINPGKVIDESLQLSDEVKNAVLGENARQFLNLAKVGVSK is encoded by the coding sequence ATGAGAATCGACTTCCATACACACATTTATCCACTGAATTTACCGAATTTTGCAAAGAAGTACGATAACGATAAATGGCCGGTAATGGAGCAGAAATGTTCTTGTGGAGCAGACATTATGGTAAGCGGCAATGTGTTTCGGGAAGTAACGGATCAAGTGTGGGACCCCAAAAAACGTATTGAGGATATGGAAAAAGAAGGCGTGGATATGCAGGTTATTTCACCTGTACCTGTTACTTTTTCCTATTGGGCACCAGTGAAGCAAGCGCTAGAAATGGCACAATTCCAAAATGACTTTATCGCTAACATAGTAAAGGAATATCCGGCACACTTTGCTGGGTTAGGCACCGTGCCAATGCAGGATGCGCAAGTAGCAATTGAAGAAATGCGACGTTGCAAGGAGCTTGGATTAGCCGGTATTGAAATCGGAACAAACGTCAATGGCGAAAACTTAGATGCAGACTATTTGCTGCCATTTTTCAAAGCTGCTGAAGAGCTGGAGATGCCACTGTTTATTCACCCATGGGAAACGATGGCAAAAGATCGTACACCACGTCATAACTTTATGTACACAATAGGTATGCCGAGTGAGACAGCTCTTGCCGCTGCGAGCTTAATATGGAGCGGAGTGATGGAAAAATGTCCGAACCTCAAAGTATGCTTTGCACATGGGGGAGGGTCATTTGCATATATTTTACCTCGCCTAGATCAAGGCTGGGATGTCTGGCCGGATTTACGTCTTACAGAGCATCCGCCAAGTTATTACGCTAAAAGATTTTACTTCGATTCGCTCGTTTACGATAAAGACAATTTTGCCTTTTTGTTAGAGCGCTTTGGTCATGACAAGATCATTATGGGATCGGATTACCCATTTTTGCTACGTGAAATTAATCCAGGTAAAGTCATCGATGAATCGCTGCAGCTTTCAGACGAAGTGAAGAATGCTGTTCTTGGCGAAAATGCGCGCCAGTTTTTAAATTTAGCGAAGGTTGGTGTGAGTAAATAA
- a CDS encoding RidA family protein has translation MNSTQTPESQLEKLGIELGKPRSAVGNYVGCVRTGNLIFTSGQGVDQYHGKLGKDLSVEEGYAASRQSMINLITVLKHELGDLSKVKRVVKILGMVNSAPDFTQQPKVMDGASDLLVEVFGEKGKHARSAVGMAQLPNNTAIEIEMIVEVEE, from the coding sequence ATGAATAGTACACAAACGCCAGAATCACAGTTGGAGAAGCTAGGCATCGAGCTAGGGAAACCACGTTCGGCAGTCGGGAATTATGTAGGGTGTGTTCGTACGGGAAATTTAATTTTCACATCAGGGCAAGGTGTTGATCAATATCACGGTAAGCTTGGTAAGGATTTATCAGTTGAAGAGGGCTATGCGGCGTCACGGCAGTCAATGATTAACTTAATTACAGTGCTAAAACATGAATTAGGAGATTTATCGAAGGTGAAGCGCGTTGTAAAAATTTTAGGAATGGTTAATTCTGCTCCTGATTTTACACAGCAGCCAAAAGTAATGGATGGCGCATCGGATTTACTTGTTGAAGTATTTGGCGAAAAGGGAAAACATGCACGTTCAGCAGTGGGAATGGCGCAATTGCCGAATAATACAGCAATCGAAATTGAGATGATTGTTGAAGTAGAAGAATAA
- a CDS encoding aldehyde dehydrogenase yields MQQVQIKGIDCRNFINGHYIEATEDRKFLNINPATEEVIGWVAEATQDEVDFAVKAAKAAVKGEWSTFTVKQRSQVIRKIGDLILENVEEFAMLEALDTGKPYALAMEMDIKRAAHNFHFFADYVTSLGNEAFNQDNIALHYTVTRPVGVVAMINPWNLPLLLLTWKLAPCLAAGSTAVMKPAELTPMTATKLAEICKEAGVPDGVVNVVHGFGKDSAGAFLSEHPLVDAITFTGETRTGTTIMKAAAPTLKKVSFELGGKNPAIIFADSDIDEVVETTLHSSFRNQGQVCLCASRIYVERSIMDDFLKKFVARTKELVVGDPFDSKTNIGSLVGKEHYAKVMHYIDIAKEEGGTILTGGRRPTSMEKGYFIEPTIIVGLDEHSRCVKEEIFGPVVTVLPFDSEEEVIGYANDTTYGLGATIWTNDLRRAHRVAGQIESGIVWVNTWYLRDLRTPFGGMKQSGIGREGGAHSFEFYCEQSNVTIKL; encoded by the coding sequence ATGCAACAAGTGCAGATAAAGGGAATTGATTGTCGCAATTTTATTAATGGACATTATATCGAGGCGACTGAAGATCGGAAGTTTTTAAATATTAATCCAGCAACTGAAGAAGTAATCGGTTGGGTAGCTGAAGCAACTCAGGATGAAGTCGATTTTGCGGTAAAAGCAGCTAAGGCGGCGGTAAAAGGCGAATGGTCTACGTTTACAGTGAAACAGCGCTCGCAGGTGATTCGCAAAATAGGTGATCTTATTTTGGAAAATGTAGAAGAGTTTGCAATGCTTGAAGCGCTTGATACAGGAAAACCTTACGCATTGGCAATGGAGATGGATATTAAACGCGCAGCACATAACTTTCACTTTTTTGCCGATTATGTGACGTCGTTAGGAAATGAAGCATTTAATCAGGACAATATTGCACTGCATTATACCGTAACGAGACCGGTAGGAGTTGTGGCAATGATTAATCCTTGGAACTTGCCGCTCTTATTATTAACGTGGAAGCTTGCCCCGTGTTTAGCTGCAGGGAGTACAGCCGTTATGAAACCTGCGGAACTAACACCGATGACCGCAACAAAGCTCGCAGAAATTTGTAAGGAGGCGGGTGTTCCTGATGGGGTTGTCAATGTTGTACATGGTTTCGGAAAAGATTCTGCAGGGGCATTTTTATCAGAGCACCCATTAGTGGATGCGATAACTTTTACTGGAGAAACCCGTACAGGAACTACAATTATGAAGGCTGCTGCCCCAACGTTAAAGAAAGTGTCATTTGAGCTTGGTGGTAAAAACCCTGCCATAATTTTCGCGGATTCAGATATTGACGAAGTGGTGGAAACGACACTGCATTCAAGCTTCCGTAATCAAGGGCAAGTATGCTTGTGTGCATCACGCATATACGTAGAACGTTCCATCATGGATGACTTTTTGAAAAAATTTGTGGCCCGTACGAAAGAGCTGGTTGTCGGAGATCCATTTGATTCTAAAACGAATATCGGTTCATTAGTAGGGAAGGAACATTACGCAAAAGTCATGCACTATATAGATATTGCTAAAGAAGAAGGCGGCACAATTTTAACAGGCGGAAGGCGACCGACATCTATGGAAAAGGGCTACTTTATCGAGCCGACAATTATTGTTGGATTAGATGAACATTCACGCTGTGTAAAAGAAGAAATTTTTGGTCCAGTCGTTACGGTATTGCCATTTGATTCAGAAGAAGAAGTAATTGGTTATGCGAATGATACAACGTATGGCTTAGGAGCGACAATTTGGACGAATGATTTACGCCGTGCACACCGTGTAGCTGGGCAAATCGAATCGGGAATTGTATGGGTGAATACATGGTATCTGCGGGATTTACGTACACCGTTTGGCGGTATGAAGCAAAGTGGAATCGGACGTGAAGGTGGCGCACATAGTTTCGAATTTTATTGTGAGCAATCGAACGTAACAATCAAATTATAA
- a CDS encoding 2-keto-4-pentenoate hydratase: MSVNLIEWSSRISQAEKTRQGITPLTEQIDSLSLKDAYSIQLEQIHRKVNAGDIITGKKIGLTSHAMQQLLNVDEPDYGHLLASMAITNNVLNCSECIKPRVEAEIAFVMKEDLIGPNVTLEQVLAATDYVVASLEIVDSRIKDWKIKLLDTIADNASSAKYVLGDLKKPIEEINLPAVEMNFYKNGELINSGKGTDVLGNPAACVVWLVNRLADFNIGVKKGEVILSGALSAALDASPGDEFTADFGEVLGKIQLSCR; this comes from the coding sequence ATGAGTGTAAATTTAATTGAATGGTCTAGCAGAATTTCGCAGGCAGAAAAAACGCGTCAAGGCATTACTCCATTGACGGAACAAATCGATAGTCTAAGTTTGAAGGATGCCTATTCAATTCAGCTTGAGCAGATACATCGTAAAGTAAATGCCGGTGATATTATTACAGGCAAAAAAATTGGCTTAACTTCACACGCGATGCAGCAGCTGTTAAATGTGGATGAACCAGATTATGGACATTTACTGGCATCGATGGCTATAACAAACAACGTCCTTAATTGCAGTGAATGTATTAAGCCGCGAGTAGAAGCTGAAATTGCGTTTGTCATGAAGGAAGATTTAATTGGTCCGAATGTTACGTTGGAACAAGTGCTTGCAGCAACCGATTACGTCGTTGCAAGCCTTGAAATCGTTGATAGTCGTATAAAAGATTGGAAAATTAAATTACTGGATACGATAGCGGATAACGCATCGTCAGCAAAGTATGTGTTAGGGGATTTAAAGAAGCCAATCGAAGAGATTAATCTACCCGCTGTGGAAATGAATTTTTATAAAAATGGTGAATTGATTAATAGTGGAAAAGGGACGGATGTTTTAGGCAATCCTGCCGCATGTGTTGTATGGCTCGTAAACCGTTTAGCTGATTTTAATATTGGGGTGAAAAAGGGAGAAGTGATTTTATCGGGTGCTCTATCTGCTGCACTTGATGCAAGCCCAGGGGACGAATTTACAGCGGACTTTGGTGAAGTGCTCGGAAAAATTCAACTAAGTTGTCGTTAA
- a CDS encoding acetaldehyde dehydrogenase (acetylating), which yields MKKVKVGIIGSGNIGTDLMKKVMRSDSLEMSVLIGIDPTSDGLKRAQDVGIHTISNGIEGFLQQPELADILFDATSAKVHQTHIDALVPLGKRIVDLTPAAIGPFVVPAVNLQKHIEQPVVNMITCGGQATIPIVYAIQRIQNVAYAEIVATIASKSAGPGTRANIDEFTETTARAIEQVGGAKQGKAIIILNPAEPPMLMRDTISCLLEEEVKDPVKIKQSIEEIVQAVKEYVPGYRLKMEPLVDGLEVKVFLEVEGLGDYLPVYAGNLDIMTAAGLRVAEMIAQQLQQEGVQIS from the coding sequence ATGAAAAAAGTGAAAGTAGGAATTATCGGTTCCGGCAATATCGGTACGGATTTGATGAAAAAGGTCATGCGCTCGGACTCTTTGGAAATGTCCGTGTTAATTGGTATTGATCCGACATCTGATGGATTAAAGCGTGCGCAAGATGTTGGGATACACACAATTTCAAACGGTATTGAAGGATTTTTGCAGCAACCTGAGCTAGCAGATATATTATTCGATGCTACTTCAGCAAAAGTACATCAAACGCATATTGATGCATTGGTGCCTCTAGGAAAACGTATAGTTGACCTGACACCGGCAGCAATCGGACCGTTTGTTGTACCGGCTGTTAATTTACAAAAGCATATTGAACAGCCAGTTGTAAATATGATTACTTGCGGTGGACAGGCAACTATACCAATTGTATATGCGATTCAGCGTATACAAAATGTTGCTTATGCAGAAATTGTTGCCACAATAGCCTCAAAAAGCGCTGGGCCAGGTACACGAGCGAATATTGATGAATTTACAGAAACAACAGCGCGTGCCATCGAGCAAGTTGGCGGTGCTAAACAAGGAAAAGCGATTATTATTTTAAATCCTGCAGAGCCACCAATGCTTATGCGTGATACTATTTCATGTTTATTGGAGGAAGAAGTGAAAGATCCAGTAAAAATTAAGCAATCAATTGAAGAAATCGTGCAGGCGGTCAAGGAATATGTTCCAGGCTACCGGTTGAAGATGGAGCCTTTGGTGGATGGACTCGAAGTAAAGGTATTTTTAGAAGTGGAAGGGCTAGGAGACTATTTGCCGGTGTATGCTGGTAACTTAGATATTATGACGGCTGCAGGCTTAAGAGTCGCTGAAATGATTGCGCAGCAGCTCCAGCAAGAAGGAGTGCAAATATCATGA
- the dmpG gene encoding 4-hydroxy-2-oxovalerate aldolase: MKKLLITEVALRDGSHVVGHQFTKEQVRSVTKQLSEAGVPYIEVTHGDGLGGSSLQYGFSKVYDIELVKAAVEEAGNSTIAVLLLPGIGTIEDLKEAYDAGARMVRVATHVTEADVSKQHIETAKAMGMEVVGFLMMAHSAPPEVVLEQAKLMEVYGADAVYVTDSAGAMLPSDVTARISLLKAHLSVDIGFHAHNNLSLAVANTLAAVEAGANRIDGSVCCLGAGAGNTQTEVLVGVLDRLGYETGIDLYKMLDLADEVRANILPAPQEVTSGSFIMGYAGVYSSFLRHAIVASEKFEVDARDILVELGKRKVVGGQEDMIIEVAQQMAEKKVSVL, translated from the coding sequence ATGAAAAAGTTATTGATAACAGAAGTAGCGTTACGAGACGGAAGCCATGTTGTAGGGCACCAATTTACAAAAGAACAGGTGCGCAGTGTAACAAAACAACTTAGCGAAGCTGGGGTCCCTTATATCGAAGTGACCCACGGCGACGGCTTAGGCGGATCCTCTTTACAATATGGCTTTTCAAAGGTATATGACATAGAACTCGTTAAAGCCGCGGTGGAAGAGGCCGGTAACTCAACAATTGCTGTTTTGCTTTTACCGGGAATTGGTACGATCGAAGACTTGAAAGAGGCGTATGATGCAGGTGCTCGTATGGTACGCGTAGCAACTCATGTCACAGAAGCTGATGTATCAAAGCAACATATCGAAACAGCAAAAGCGATGGGCATGGAGGTAGTTGGATTTTTAATGATGGCACATAGTGCTCCACCGGAAGTTGTATTGGAACAGGCAAAGCTAATGGAGGTATATGGTGCAGATGCTGTTTACGTAACAGACTCTGCAGGTGCAATGCTACCAAGTGATGTAACGGCACGCATTAGTTTGTTAAAGGCTCATTTGTCAGTAGACATTGGCTTCCATGCGCACAATAACTTATCCTTAGCAGTTGCAAACACTCTTGCGGCAGTTGAAGCTGGTGCAAATCGTATTGATGGAAGTGTATGCTGTCTAGGTGCAGGCGCAGGAAATACACAAACGGAAGTCTTAGTCGGGGTATTAGATCGCTTAGGTTATGAAACTGGTATTGATCTATACAAAATGCTCGATTTAGCAGATGAAGTGCGTGCTAATATTTTGCCAGCACCACAAGAGGTTACGAGTGGCAGCTTTATTATGGGCTATGCAGGTGTTTATTCAAGCTTTTTACGTCATGCTATCGTTGCCTCGGAGAAATTCGAGGTCGATGCCCGAGATATTTTAGTGGAGCTTGGTAAGCGTAAAGTAGTAGGTGGACAAGAAGATATGATTATTGAAGTAGCACAACAAATGGCAGAAAAAAAGGTGAGTGTATTGTGA
- a CDS encoding 2-keto-4-pentenoate hydratase, with protein MSTIYEYVERIASAQSEKKAIEKITISNPSLTFEEAYEIQRLSIEKSISSSNAFIGWKMGLTSKAKQLQVGVDSTIYGRLTNNMLMNNNEITAADHIHPRIEPEVAFTFKKPIAGENLMPYEVWSAVEYVYLALEVIDSRYENFSFSLMDVIADNASSTKFLLGSQPYAPTTTDWAQIKVDVYYNNELKYEGIGAAILEHPINSVIDLLNMLSKEGRGIQPGELVLAGAMTDAVAVKSGDIVTADYGALGSLTINVK; from the coding sequence GTGAGTACAATTTATGAATATGTAGAGCGCATTGCTTCTGCTCAATCAGAAAAAAAAGCAATCGAAAAAATTACGATTAGCAATCCATCGTTAACATTTGAAGAGGCATATGAAATTCAACGTCTTAGTATCGAAAAATCGATTTCATCAAGTAATGCATTTATAGGTTGGAAGATGGGCTTGACGAGCAAGGCAAAACAACTTCAAGTTGGTGTAGACTCAACGATTTACGGTCGTTTAACGAATAATATGTTAATGAACAACAATGAAATTACAGCAGCAGATCACATTCATCCGCGCATCGAACCGGAAGTCGCTTTTACATTTAAAAAACCAATTGCAGGAGAAAATTTAATGCCTTACGAAGTATGGTCGGCAGTGGAATATGTGTATTTAGCGCTGGAAGTTATTGATAGTCGTTACGAAAACTTTTCCTTTTCTTTAATGGATGTAATTGCCGACAATGCCTCATCCACAAAGTTTTTATTGGGTAGTCAGCCATATGCACCGACTACAACTGATTGGGCTCAAATAAAAGTAGATGTATATTACAATAATGAGCTGAAATATGAAGGAATTGGTGCAGCTATTTTAGAGCATCCGATTAATTCGGTAATAGACCTGCTTAATATGCTGAGCAAAGAAGGGCGTGGTATACAGCCTGGTGAACTTGTATTAGCTGGTGCGATGACTGATGCGGTGGCTGTGAAATCAGGTGATATCGTAACAGCAGATTATGGTGCACTAGGTAGCTTAACGATTAATGTGAAGTAA
- the dctP gene encoding TRAP transporter substrate-binding protein: MKKFLSFAAMLMLILVLAACSNDEEKADNTASAGTGEYPKVTFKLAHITPTDHMWHQASEKFKEELESITGGKMSVEIYPASQLGSEADMVQQVEAGSVDMAMITAAYLTSRTPEMAAWFAPYLFETLEEANTAAQSDLGQQVLKKVEGTGLKGLTYLFAGQRTIVTKDAKINSTDDLNGLKLRVTPSPALQSFYRNAGAAPESLSLTEVYSALQTGVIDGMDMDLDATITNKYAEIAKYVAVTNHMVWPSTILTNEKKFNELSQDAQDAVTQAWKVASEYAVTTRAGQEEDFRKELEGQGMEVYDLDATVFKEQIEAFDSEYGGQSELIKQFIEENR, encoded by the coding sequence ATGAAAAAGTTTTTAAGTTTTGCAGCAATGCTTATGTTAATTCTAGTTTTAGCGGCTTGTAGTAATGATGAAGAAAAAGCAGATAATACCGCTTCAGCAGGAACTGGTGAATATCCAAAGGTAACGTTTAAACTAGCGCATATTACACCAACGGATCATATGTGGCATCAAGCTTCTGAAAAATTCAAAGAAGAGTTGGAGTCGATTACTGGAGGCAAAATGTCAGTTGAAATTTACCCGGCAAGTCAGTTAGGTTCTGAGGCAGATATGGTTCAGCAGGTGGAAGCTGGATCAGTTGATATGGCGATGATTACAGCGGCATATTTAACTTCTCGTACACCAGAAATGGCAGCATGGTTTGCACCATATTTGTTCGAAACATTAGAAGAAGCGAATACAGCAGCGCAATCAGACTTAGGTCAGCAAGTGTTGAAGAAAGTAGAAGGTACAGGACTTAAAGGCTTAACATATTTATTCGCTGGTCAACGTACGATCGTAACGAAGGACGCTAAAATTAACTCAACGGATGATTTAAACGGCTTAAAATTACGAGTAACACCAAGTCCAGCGCTACAATCATTTTATCGTAATGCAGGAGCAGCGCCAGAATCGTTATCATTAACGGAAGTTTATTCAGCTTTACAAACGGGTGTAATTGATGGCATGGATATGGATTTAGACGCAACGATTACAAATAAATATGCTGAAATTGCAAAATATGTGGCAGTAACGAATCACATGGTATGGCCTTCAACAATTTTAACAAATGAGAAAAAATTTAATGAACTTTCACAAGATGCACAAGATGCAGTTACACAGGCCTGGAAAGTAGCGAGTGAATATGCAGTAACAACGCGTGCTGGTCAGGAAGAGGACTTCCGCAAAGAACTGGAAGGACAAGGTATGGAAGTATATGACTTAGATGCTACCGTATTTAAGGAGCAAATTGAAGCATTCGATAGCGAATATGGAGGCCAATCAGAATTAATTAAGCAATTTATTGAAGAAAACCGTTAA